The genomic region CGGGGACGATTCTGGTCTGTGGCGTCGTCAACTACCACGCGTTCCAAGTCGCCGAGCACCGCAACCCGGTCGACGACACGAAGATGAATCGGGCGTATCCGGGCGATAAAACAGGGACATCGAGCGAGCGCATCGCCGCGGCGACGTTCAACGCCGCCATCAGCGCTGATTACGTGCTCGACCTGCATCAGGGGTCGACCTCGCAGATGATCGACGAGGTGCGGGTCCGGTGTGGCACCCGGCATCGCCTCCACGAGGAGTGTCTCGAACTCGCGAAAGTGTTTGGCTGTGGCTACATCCTCGACCAGAAAGGTCCCGATGGACAGCTGGCTCGCGCTGCCCCTGACGAGGGCGTGCCAACAATCGACCCCGAACTCGGCGGCTGTGTCGGGTGGGACGAAAACTCCATCCAGCGCGGCGTCGACGGCATCTTCAACGTATTGCACTACTACGGCTTCCTCGATGGCCACCACGATACGCGCCCGCAGACCCGCGCTTCCGGGTTCGAACAGTACGGCTCTCCCGTCGGCGGCCTCATCGACCTCAAACCCGACCTCGGGGACCGCGTCGCCCGCGGCGAGACGCTGTTCGAAGTGACCGATGTGTTCGGCGATCCGAAGGCCGAAATCACCGCCGACTCCAGTGGCGTGTTCTGGCGTGCCCGCCGGCTCCCGCAGGTCGCGACCGGCGAGTACGTCTGCTCGGTCGGGACGAACATCGATACCTACTAGGACTCGCGTTTTTATCCGGGGGTTCGCGTGGCACAAAGCGCTGCGTATGCCCGCTCACAGACCTGCCTTTCCCCGTGGCGGCCGACGGAACGGCCGCCCGGCCGCCGCTCTGTTCGCTCCGCCGCGGCCACAGACACCGACTACTGTGGCCGGAGATGCCGCCGGTTTTTGAACGATGGGTGCTCCAGTGCATCTATGCGCACCTGTAGTGCCTGCGACCGGGAGTATCCGCGTGCAGAACCCTGGCGGTGTTCCTGCGGGGCACCGCTCGACTATGCCACGCAGCCGCTGCCCGATAGCCGACCGGGCCAGTTCTCACGGACCAGCGGCGTCTGGGACTTCGCCGAGTTCCTCCCGATGGATGAGCGAGTCAGCCTCGGCGAGGGCTGGACGCCGCTGGTCGACGCGCCCGAGTGGGACGCCACGTTCAAACTAGAGTATCTCCACCCGACGGGGAGTTTCAAGGACCGCGGCGCCGCGACGGTCATCGCCGAAGCGCTCGACGTCGGAACCGACCGCGTGCTCGAAGACTCCTCGGGCAACGCCGGGCTGGCGGTTGCGTCCTACGCGGCGCGGGCAGGGCTGGACGCGGAGATATACGTCCCCACGAGCGCGAAGGACGCAAAGGTTCGCCGCATCGAGCGGACTGGTGCGGACGTGGTTCCAGTTGAGGGGAGTAGAGAGTCCGTAACCGAAGCCTGTATCGACGCTGTAGAGAACGGGGCGGGCTGGTATGCCAGCCACGCCTGGAATCCTGCCTTCTTCGCCGGGACAGCGACAGCCGCCTACGAAATCGCCGCCCAGCGGGACTGGAGCGTTCCGGACGCCGTCGTCACGCCGCTCGGTCATGGGACGTTGTTTCTCGGCCTCTACCGCGGATTTCAGGCGCTGGAGCAAGCTGGATGGACGGACGCTATCCCGCGTATACTGGGAACGCAAGCGGTCGGGTACAGTCCCATCGCTGACGAAGAGGGGAATACACCCGATGACGCTGCCGCCAATGACCTCGCCGACGGGATCCACATCCGAGACCCGCCACGCGGCCGGCAAATACGGCACGCTATCAACGAGACCGAGGGTGCCGCCGTCGCCGTCTCCGCGGCGGCAACGGAGCGGGAACGAGATCGGCTCGGTGCAGCGGGGTTTCACGTCGAGCCGACGTGTGCGACGGCGACAGCGGCGCTACCCGAGTTCAGAGAGCGGGGAGAACTCCAGGACGGTGACGACGTGGTTGTCGCGTTGACCGGGCGAAACGACTAGCGCATCAACAGCGTCGATACTGGAAAGTCGGCATCAACGGAGAGCCACTGATCCTCTACATTTGTCGTGTCGACATCTGGCGCGTAGCAGATGAGTCGCTCGCTGCCGTCGGGACGGGAGCGTACCACGGCAGGCAGCGTTTCCTCGTCAGCGTCAGCCGCTGCCGTCACCTCGCTCGTCGACCGGGTATCGGAGTCCATGTTCCGATTCACGACAGGTGTTATTATTGTTACCTGTCGGTTATCGGGTGTAAGGGCTACTGAACGTCGTCGAGAGAGACGAGAAGGTCCGACGAAACAGCCAGCCAGTTCCCTTCCAGTTCGGAGCCCGTACTGCCGGGCGGATACAAGATTGAACGCTGGCCGCCACCCGCAGCCGGCTCGTGTTCGACAGTCAATAGTTTCTCGGTGGCCTCGCCGTCCGTCGTATTTTGCTGCCGGGCATCTGACCGCTCAGGGCACATGGCCGCAGATAACAGTATAGCAATATTGTTATCCGTAGTCTAAATCGGGATATATCCCCGTATTACCGGAATATTCGTGGTGCTTACTGACCGGTAGCCAGTTCGAACCAGATAGCAGACACAACTGGAGCCGCAATCGATCGCTGGGCGAGAAGTGTACACGACGAGATCACGTCGCGTGCGAATTGGTGGCGCCTACTTCGGGATAGTATCGGCCCCGAGGTGCAGATGGACCGGTAACCCGAGATAACTCCGTCTCAGCGAGACGGGTGGGTTGGCGCATCGAACCCGCCACGGACCAGCGGCTTCGCGATATGGCGGCGCGCGACCGGCGGGACTTCGTACCACCCGCGTTCCAGTCCCCGCTCGATGGACTCCTCAGTCTTGCCATCAGCGCTGGTCCCGCAGTCCCGACACCGATAGCCCTGGTTCCGGCCGGCGGATTTCATTGACCGGCCACAGTCCGGGCAGTCCGGTGTAACGGATTCCGTCCGAACGAGGTCCCGGACCGCGAACTTCTCCAGTTTGAGCGTCCCGTCGCTCACTTCACCACAGGCGGTGAGTCGGTCGCCGGCTTTGAGCGAACGAACCCGGTCGCGAAAGCCCTTTGTCGGCTCGAAGGCCGCACAGTCGAGGGTCGCGCCGTCGCCTTCGAGGGTGAAAAACACGTGTCCCCCCGCCCGCGTTTCGGGGGCCTCGACCACATGGCCGGTGACGCGGTAGGCGCTGTCGGCCGTGACCGCGTCGACTGTCGCATCCTGTAGATGTACGTCGGTCCCCTGGTTCGTCACGAACATCGCTCGGCGGGCGATGGGTTCGCTGTCGATTGCATCCGCGACGGCGCGGCAGGCGGTTGAGTCGTCGCCGCGAATCCCGTAGAGAATCGGACACGGTGTCCGCGGCACACAAACCGGATAGCCCGACTCTCGGTCGACAGTGTCCCACACGTCCGGGTAGTACTCCTCGGCCGCGGCGCGGACGCTCTCG from Haloarcula sp. H-GB4 harbors:
- a CDS encoding succinylglutamate desuccinylase/aspartoacylase family protein — its product is MVTFGTATAAPGEKDTGRLEVGETRDGSTFGLPVAVVNGVDDGRTLYIQAASDGDELNGVGVIQRTLPQLDPMELSGTILVCGVVNYHAFQVAEHRNPVDDTKMNRAYPGDKTGTSSERIAAATFNAAISADYVLDLHQGSTSQMIDEVRVRCGTRHRLHEECLELAKVFGCGYILDQKGPDGQLARAAPDEGVPTIDPELGGCVGWDENSIQRGVDGIFNVLHYYGFLDGHHDTRPQTRASGFEQYGSPVGGLIDLKPDLGDRVARGETLFEVTDVFGDPKAEITADSSGVFWRARRLPQVATGEYVCSVGTNIDTY
- a CDS encoding pyridoxal-phosphate dependent enzyme, with product MRTCSACDREYPRAEPWRCSCGAPLDYATQPLPDSRPGQFSRTSGVWDFAEFLPMDERVSLGEGWTPLVDAPEWDATFKLEYLHPTGSFKDRGAATVIAEALDVGTDRVLEDSSGNAGLAVASYAARAGLDAEIYVPTSAKDAKVRRIERTGADVVPVEGSRESVTEACIDAVENGAGWYASHAWNPAFFAGTATAAYEIAAQRDWSVPDAVVTPLGHGTLFLGLYRGFQALEQAGWTDAIPRILGTQAVGYSPIADEEGNTPDDAAANDLADGIHIRDPPRGRQIRHAINETEGAAVAVSAAATERERDRLGAAGFHVEPTCATATAALPEFRERGELQDGDDVVVALTGRND
- a CDS encoding tRNA(Ile)(2)-agmatinylcytidine synthase; its protein translation is MTVVGLDDTDSRERGMCTTYAAATLAESIRNAGGTVERLLLVRLNPAVEHKTRGNAALAVHTDLDPDRALGLAEDVLDMAETDDPRTNPGAIVADCDPDAVPPQVATFARETIRSIQDPMAATTLADVVGFARCQRGNGRGLVGALAAVGAWAALSDWTYEHIAYREQDRWGTERAVDGESVRAAAEEYYPDVWDTVDRESGYPVCVPRTPCPILYGIRGDDSTACRAVADAIDSEPIARRAMFVTNQGTDVHLQDATVDAVTADSAYRVTGHVVEAPETRAGGHVFFTLEGDGATLDCAAFEPTKGFRDRVRSLKAGDRLTACGEVSDGTLKLEKFAVRDLVRTESVTPDCPDCGRSMKSAGRNQGYRCRDCGTSADGKTEESIERGLERGWYEVPPVARRHIAKPLVRGGFDAPTHPSR